A genome region from Gigantopelta aegis isolate Gae_Host chromosome 3, Gae_host_genome, whole genome shotgun sequence includes the following:
- the LOC121367541 gene encoding uncharacterized protein LOC121367541, with the protein MRLILVAVLLVLVVLPDADAWWLNRKIKNWVSGKKEKVKNWWKNFKQGVKSGRDVEEVDLDQDGMLDFEELEHVMGTRDAQEFFSMMDLDDDDDMTLEEFTRSIHDDDFEI; encoded by the exons ATGAGGCTCATACTGGTTGCTGTTCTGTTGGTGTTGGTTGTCCTACCTGATGCGGATGCCTGGTGGCTAAATCGTAAAATCAAGAACTGGGTCTCGGGTAAAAAGGAAAAAGTAAAAAATTGGTGGAAGAATTTTAAGCAAGGAG TGAAGTCCGGCCGAGACGTTGAAGAAGTTGATCTGGACCAGGACGGGATGTTGGATTTCGAGGAACTGGAACACGTCATGGGGACACGTGACGCGCAGGAATTCTTCTCTATGATGGACTTAGACG aCGATGATGATATGACTCTGGAAGAATTCACTAGAAGCATTCACGATGACGATTTTGAAATTTAG
- the LOC121367542 gene encoding universal stress protein Slr1101-like has translation MIDEANAKSDHLKRKFLQKINENNVTGEFVALDETKVGRAVCEFDNKVNANYIVTGTRGLGKVRRTLIGSVSDYIIHHSHSPVVVCRPPVHHDDKHHH, from the exons ATGATCGACGAGGCTAATGCGAAGTCAGATCACCTGAAGAGAAAATTCCTACAAAAGATCAACGAAAACAAC GTGACAGGAGAGTTCGTTGCGCTGGACGAAACCAAGGTGGGTCGAGCAGTCTGTGAATTCGACAACAAAGTGAACGCCAATTACATCGTGACTGGAACTCGAGGACTGGGTAAAGTCCGGAGAACGCTCATCGGCAGCGTCAGCGACTACATCATCCACCACTCCCACTCGCCTGTGGTGGTGTGCCGACCACCTGTACACCATGACGATAAACATCATCACTGA